The DNA segment GACCAAGTGAAGTCAGGGTATCTCCTTGGTGTGTTGCCGTCCAAAAGCTCTCTTGGTGGCTTCACTACTCTGTCTTTTTTGGGACACAAGAAGAACGCAAGTGATTTCCTCTCGCTCTTGCTGTTCACCACCGCCCGGTGCAAGCAGCTTTTGTATCTATTGTTTGATAGAGCCTACATAAACAAGATTAAGCCCGGTTTAGTATATTTATAAGTTCTAACCAAGAAAAGGGAAATTTTTAGATGTTTACCATGAAAGTATCACCGATATTGACCACAAAGGCCTTGGGGTTAGGACTAATGGAGCGCCACTGATTATCGACAAAGACTTGAAGGCCATGAACATGGTCTTGGTGAAGGATGGTAAGAGAAGTAGGATCACAATGAGGTCCTGTTCCAAATGTAAGATCTGGTTTTTGACATGGAGGGTAGTAATTTAGTCTCATTATGGaatcattttcttcaaaaaatgatttgaagTAGTCTCCGGATACGCCTAAATTTATCCCCAAAAGCTCCATGATCTTCAGCGACAGAGAACTCATTGCCTCACAGTACTCTTGATACACTTTCCTGCAAACCACAAACCAACAGTAACATAAGTCTTCTAATGCTACAATACAGTGGTTGTACCACTCCGGTATAGAAAAACCGGTTCTTGCTctgtttgttttttcttcttttaactTTCTTTTAAAGGACAAAAGGCAAGAGGAGGAAAGGACAAAAGACATGttaaagattttgatttttttgtttttttttttaaatttcttataGTTTATTGCTCTGTTTTAACGTTTACCCAAATGGCTCAAACTCATGTCCCAACGCATCGCAGAAGTAATCTTGAACGTTTTTTGGGCGGCTCTTGTCGTCACAAAACTGGAAAGAAAGGGTTTCCTTCCACGGAAGCTTGGTGGAGAAGCGGCCAGTGAAACTGCTAGCGTAGCCACAACTCTCGCCTGCTTTTCTCTGAATCCTCTGTTTCTCAGAGAGAGGCATGTCGAAGAAGCGAGACATATATTCATGAGCGTCAGATATAAGCTGCTCGCTGATGCCGTGATTGACCACGAGGAAGAAACCGTGCTTATAACAGGCCTCGGATATGAGCCTGGAAGCATCTAACGTGGAGTGGCTATGGGCGAGGAAGTTTTGGAGATCGATGAGGGGAACGTCAAGCTCGGGAGCTTCGAGGCAAGGCTTCTCATCGTCAGGCCATATGAACTGGTTTGGAATAGTGGCTTGGAGGTTAAGCATTGAAGGGTTGAAGACTAGTGGCGTCACAAGGTCTAGTTTTGGTGTGTGTTCTTCCTCAGGGGATGTTATTACGCAACTCGCCGCCATTTCTGATGTTTCACGCCTTCGCTTCTTCTTGGTATTATGTTGTTGTTGGTATGTTGAGTATTGCGAGGGGATGCGGGAACCAAGAAGGGTCGGTTCAGCCTTTATATAGCATTTAAGCTGTCTATTGTTGTCCActgttttaattttcattttatatagtacgtttttttttcaattaaagaCTTTCTACCAGATGTgatattccaaaaataaaatttaatagacAAAGATAAGATATCTAGACTTTAATTAATTTCTTCAAATTTTCCTACACacattaatttatatttgtattttattgtaatattctccaatgtttttattatttagattttttctgaTGAATGATGgttttacaaataaaattttgagcATTCGTTTAAAACATCTTATAAAACTAAGAAAAATATCATTATGTGATGTTTTGCCTTAATACACACATATATCActggaaatatatatattgttttaaaagtgTCACTGGAAGTTATTAAAATATGTGGTGCATGGTTAActctttataatataaattatataaaacaataatttgaaataatttatctagttacaaaaataacagtaaaaatataattggttatacaatatttaataaacttaaaGTTACacagatatattaaa comes from the Brassica rapa cultivar Chiifu-401-42 chromosome A01, CAAS_Brap_v3.01, whole genome shotgun sequence genome and includes:
- the LOC103863201 gene encoding gibberellin 20 oxidase 1; amino-acid sequence: MKIKTVDNNRQLKCYIKAEPTLLGSRIPSQYSTYQQQHNTKKKRRRETSEMAASCVITSPEEEHTPKLDLVTPLVFNPSMLNLQATIPNQFIWPDDEKPCLEAPELDVPLIDLQNFLAHSHSTLDASRLISEACYKHGFFLVVNHGISEQLISDAHEYMSRFFDMPLSEKQRIQRKAGESCGYASSFTGRFSTKLPWKETLSFQFCDDKSRPKNVQDYFCDALGHEFEPFGKVYQEYCEAMSSLSLKIMELLGINLGVSGDYFKSFFEENDSIMRLNYYPPCQKPDLTFGTGPHCDPTSLTILHQDHVHGLQVFVDNQWRSISPNPKAFVVNIGDTFMALSNNRYKSCLHRAVVNSKSERKSLAFFLCPKKDRVVKPPRELLDGNTPRRYPDFTWSMLLEFTQKHYRADMNTLQAFTDWLSNKPIQ